The stretch of DNA CAAAGGTAAGGGTGTTAAGCATGCAGATGAGCGTATCTTTCGTAAAGAAGGTAAAAAGAAATAAGGATTTTGTATTATGGTTTCATCTAAGAACATTATCCAGCGTCGTGCACGGCGTGTTCGTCGTAGAATTAAAATGGTTTCTGGTAATCGTCCGCGATTTAGTGTTTATCGTTCAAATCAGAACATCTATGCTCAAATTATAGATGATTTGCGTGGGTGTACGCTTGTTTCAGCATCTACTCTTGAAGGTGATTTAAAGAAGTCTTTAAAAACTGGTGCTGATAAAGAGGCAGCTTTTGCTGTTGGTAAGTTAATTGCTGAACGTGCAAAGCAGGCTGGTGTTAATGAGGTAGTTTTTGATCGTGGAGCTTATGTTTACCATGGCAGAGTAAAGGCTTTGGCTGAAGCTGCTCGTGAAGGTGGTTTGAGCTTCTAAAGTGTTTTGTTTAGAAATTTGAGTTAGGGGATTTTAGGGTGTTTCGTGTGGGTTCCTCTGGTTTGATGATGGGACTTTGTTAGCGTGCTTCCGGAAAAGAAAAAGGAATGAGGAATGGCACATAAAGAACGTGGTGAGCGAGAAGAGCGTGATAGTGAATTTGTCGATAGACTTGTTCATATCAATCGTGTTGCTAAAGTTGTGAAAGGTGGGCGGCGTTTTGGTTTTGCTGCTCTTGTTGTTGTTGGAGATCAAAAAGGTCGTGTGGGTTTTGGCCATGGTAAGGCGCGTGAAGTGCCAGAAGCAGTTCGTAAAGCTACAGAAGCTGCAAAGCGTGCAATGATTTATGTTCCGTTGCGGTCTGGGCGTACATTACATCATGATCTTGAAGGTCGTCACGGCGCTGGTCGTGTTTTACTGCGTTCTGCTTCTGCTGGTACCGGTATTATTGCTGGTGGGCCGATGCGTGCTATTTTTGAAACTCTTGGTATGCAGGATGTTGTTGCAAAATCATTAGGATCGTCGAATCCTTATAACATGGTGCGTGCAACATTTGACGCCTTAATGCATCAAATGCATCCTAGAGATATTGCGGTTCAACGCGGTATTAAATATTCAACTTTGCAGGCACGTCGTAGGCATTTAGTTGATGCGGAAAGCTAGTTTCTGAGATTATCAGAAAGGGAATTAGGAAATGGTTCAGAAAAAATCTCAGAATGGCAAAACTGTGACGGTAGAACAAATTGGTAGTCCAATTCGGAATTCGCAGATTCAGCGTGCAACCTTGAAGGGACTCGGGTTAAATAAAATACGTCGGCGACGTGTTTTAGAGGATACGCTTTGTGTGCGAGGTATGATTGCTAAGGTTCGGCATCTTGTTCGCGTTATAGATGAAGATTAACGGTTGCGGGAGTATAGGATATGAAACTCAATGAGCTGCGCGATTGCGAAGGTGCAACAAGAGGTCGTAAACGTGTTGGGCGTGGTATTGGTTCTGGTGCCGGTAAAACTGGTGGACGTGGTGTAAAGGGGCAAAGTTCACGTTCTGGTGTTTCACTTAATGGTTTTGAAGGTGGGCAAATGCCTATCTATCGCCGTTTACCAAAACGTGGATTTAAGAATTTTTTTGCTAAGACTTATAACGAAGTTTCACTGAGACGTATTCAATGGGCAGTTGATGCAGGCAAGTTGGATATTGAGAAACCTGTTGATATTATGGCGCTGAAAGAGGCTGGTATTATTCGTTGTGTGAGGGATGGTGTACGCCTTCTTGCTGATGGTGAGGTAAAAGCAAAGATTATAATTCATGTGTCTGGTGCTTCTGAGGCTGCTCGTATTAAGATTGAAAAAGCTGGTGGTCAGGTTGTTTTTCCTGAGGCTGTTCGGTGAGCTTATTTTGACATGAATGATGTCCTAAGCAGTTTTTATGCTCTTTGTTTGGGGATATTTTTTATGGAGAATTGTTTAAGTTTTGTATTTATTTATGTATGATGACAGGAATTTCTGGAGTTATGCTTTTGTGATTTAAAGAACTAGAGTGGGGATTGGAGAGGTTTTATGGCATCAGCGGCAGAGCAGTTTGCTTCCAATATAAACTTTGGGGCTTTTTCACGTGCAACCGAATTGAAAAAGCGTATTTGGTTTACCTTAGCTGCGCTTCTTGTTTATCGCTTTGGTACTTATATCTCTCTTCCCGGTATTAATATTGATTCTTTACGCCAAACATTTGAACATCATGCTTCTGGTGTTTTGGGGTTGTTTAATATGTTTGCTGGAGGTGCTGTTGGGCGCATGGCAATTTTTGCGCTGGGAATTATGCCTTATATATCGGCATCAATTATTGTACAATTGCTAACCTCAGTTATCCCTTCGTTAGAAACCCTTAAAAAAGAAGGTGAAGTAGGTCGTAAGGTTATTAATCAGTATACTCGCTACGTAACAGTAGTTTTAGCAATTCTGCAAGCGTTTGGTATCGCGGTTGCACTTGAAACGGGTATAGGAACAGGGCTTCAAATTGTTTTGGAGCCGGGGTTTATGTTTCGTGTTTCTTCTGTTATTACGCTTGTTGGTGGAACAATGTTTTTGATGTGGCTTGGCGAGCAAATTACGTCACGCGGTGTTGGTAATGGGGTTTCTCTTATTATTTTTACAGGTATTGTGGCTAATCTCCCTTCCACTTTTGCTCAACTTTTAACTGCACATAGTCAAGCTGATTTATCAACTTTTTTGTTAATAGCGATCGTTCTTATTGCAGTTTCTGTTATAGGAATTATTGTTTTTGTAGAACGTGCGCAACGGCGGATTCTTATTCAGTATCCGAAACGTCAAGTTGGAAATCAGATGTTTCAGGGAGATATGTCACATCTTCCTTTAAAATTAAATACTGCCGGTGTTATTCCACCAATTTTTGCTTCATCTTTGTTGTTATTGCCTGCAACTATTAATAATTTTTCTGACAAAATGCCGCAATGGGTTCAGGCTATTTCTTATTCTCTTGGTCACGGACAGCCGCTTTATATGATTGTCTATGCTATTTTAATGGCGTTTTTTTGCTTTTTTTATACAGCTATTGTGTTTAATCCAAGTGATACGGCGGATCAGTTGAAAAAGCATTCTGGTTTTGTTCCAGGTATTCGTCCCGGTGAGCGTACAGCGGAGTATATTGATTATGTTTTGACGCGCATTACTGTTGTGGGAGCGATTTATATTATTTTGGTTTGTTTGTTACCTGAGTTTATGATATCTGCACTACAGGTTCCTTTTTATCTTGGGGGGACGTCTTTGTTGATCGTTGTTACTGTTACGCTTGATACAGTTGCTCAAATTCAAGGACATCTTGTTGCGCACCAATATGAAGGATTGATTAAAAAGTCAAAACTTCGTGGAGGTAGAAGGAATCGATGAGAATTGTTCTTTTGGGTCCTCCTGGAGCTGGAAAAGGTACACAAGCTAAAATGTTAACTGAGGAGTATCATATCCCTCAATTATCGACGGGCGATATGTTACGTGAAGTTATTACCAGAGAAACAGAAGTTGGTAAAAAAGCTAAAGCTGTTATGAGTTCTGGTGCTTTAGTTCCTGATAGTATTGTTAATCAAATTGTATCAGAACGAATTGACGAAAGTGATTGTATAAACGGTTTTGTCTTGGATGGGTATCCGCGGACTGTAGGACAGGCAGAAGCATTGCAGCAGATTCTGCAGTCAAAAAATATGCAGCTTGATGCTGTTATTGAATTGAGTGTTGATGAAGATGCGTTGATTGAAAGAATGAAGAAACGCGTTGAGGAAACTATAGCTGCTGGTGGGCAAGTTCGTTCAGATGATAATCCTGTTGCTTTTGCGAAGCGATTAGTAGAATATCGTGAAAAAACAGCTCCCTTATCAAAATTTTATTCAGAGAGGGGATTGTTGAAAGTGATTGATGGGATGATTGATATTACTGAGATATCACACATGATTAAAAAGTGTCTTCTATAAGGAATTTTTTAGAAATAAATGAAAAGTATTGACTTTTTGGGTAAAATCTATCAGAAACAGCTTCAGTTTATTTCAATAAAGTGATTGGATTCGGAGTGTGTTTATGCCGGATCGTTTTTTTCTGTAAGGTACATCAGGTATTTTATGGTTAATTTTTAACATAACCAAGGAGAGTAGGCGTGGCTCGTATTGCTGGCGTCAATATCCCGACAAATAAGCGTGTAATTATTGCGCTTCAATATATTCACGGGATTGGACCAAAATTTGCTCAAGAAATTACTAAGAAGGTTGGCATTCCCATAGGGCGTCGTGTGCATGAGCTTTCGGATGCAGAGGTGTTGCAAATTCGTGAGGCTATAGATCAAGGCTATCAAGTTGAAGGGGATCTTCGCCGTGAGGTTGCGATGAATGTTAAGCGTTTGATGGATCTTGGTTGTTATCGTGGTTTACGTCATCGCCGTTCTTTGCCTGTTCGTGGACAACGTACGCATACAAATGCACGTACGCGCAAGGGGCCGGCTAAGGCAATTGCTGGAAAGAAAAAATAATAGTCTTTTTTAAAAGAGTTTTATTTTTTTTAGGTGTTTTGTTTTTTGTTAAAGTTTTTTTAATAAGAACAAAGAGGGTGGAGCTGCTGGTATTACGGCAGTGAAGAGATCGTTGAAAGGAAGACTATGGCCAAGGAAGGCACACGGGTTCGTCGCCGCGAGCGCAAAAATATTTCATCAGGTGTTGTGCATATCAATTCAACATTTAACAATACAATGATTACCATTGCTGATGCTCAGGGGAACACAATTGCGTGGTCTTCTGCTGGTGCTCAGGGATTTAAAGGTTCGCGCAAATCTACGCCTTTTGCGGCTCAGGTTGCCGCAGAAGATTGTGCTAGAAAAGCGCAGGAACACGGTATGCGTTCCTTGGAGGTTGAGGTTTGTGGTCCTGGTTCAGGTCGTGAGTCTGCTTTGCGTGCTTTGCAATCTGTTGGTTTTATCATTACTTCCATTCGTGATGTAACGCCAATTCCTCATAATGGATGCCGTCCCCGAAAAAGACGGCGTGTTTAATTGGTGTTGTTTTTTCGTTGTCAGAGGCTTCTCTGATGTTCACATTGTCCGTTACGATTGAATGGTAGCGGAACTAGAGAACGGGAATAAAAATATGATCCAGAAAAACTGGCAGGAACTGATTAAACCCAATAAGGTTGAATTTTGTACACATGATAATCCAAATGTTTTGAGTGTGATTGCAGAGCCTCTTGAGCGTGGTTTTGGCTTAACGTTGGGGAATGCGCTTCGCCGTGTGTTATTGTCTTCGCTTCGTGGTGCCGCGGTTACCGCTGTGCAAATTGATGGAGTGTTGCATGAATTCTCATCAATTCCGGGCGTGCGCGAGGATGTTACAGATATTATTTTAAATATCAAAGAAATTGCGCTTCGTATGGAAGAAGAGGGACCTAAACGTATTGTCCTTTGTAAAGAGGGCCCTGGTGTTGTAAGAGCTGGAGATATAAGTACTGTTGGGGATATGGAAATCCTGAATCCAGAACATGTTATTTGTACTCTTGATGAAGGTTCTGAGATTCGTATGGAATTTATTGTTAATACAGGAAAAGGTTATGTTCCATCTGACCGTAATTGTGTCGATGATGCGCCCATAGGCCTTATTCCAGTTGACAGTCTTTACTCACCAATTCGTAAAGTCTCTTATAAAGTAGAAAATACACGCGAAGGTCAAGTGTTGGATTATGATAAATTAACACTCACGATTGAGACAAATGGTGCTGTTAATGGAGAGGATGCTGTTGCTTTTGCGGCGCGTATTCTTCAAGATCAATTATCATTATTTGTCAATTTTGAGGAGCCGCAGAAGGAGATTGTTGAAGAGTCTGATTCTGAACTTGCTTTTAATCCTGCGCTGCTCAAAAAGGTGGATGAGTTAGAACTTTCAGTTCGTTCGGCAAATTGTCTTAAAAATGATAATATTGTCTATATTGGTGATCTTATTCAGAAAACGGAATCTGAAATGCTTCGGACACCGAATTTTGGGCGAAAGTCGTTAAATGAAATTAAGGAAGTTTTGGCATGTATGGGACTGCATCTTGGTATGGAAATTCCTGCATGGCCTCCTGAGAATATCGATGATCTTGCTAAACGCTATGAAGATCAGTATTAAAGTTAAAATTTAAGGAGAAGGCTCATGCGCCATAGTAATTCAGGTCGCAAATTGAACCGAACTGCTAGTCATCGTAAAGCTATGTTTGCAAATATGGCGGTTTCACTGATAGAGCATGAACAAATTGTGACGACGCTTCCAAAGGCTAAAGAAATTCGTCCTATTGTTGAAAAGTTAGTGACTCTTGGTAAGCGTGGAGGATTGCATGCGCGTCGGCAAGCAATTTCTGCGCTTCGTGATGCGGGAAAAGTTGCGAAATTGTTTGATATACTTGCGCCGCGTTATGCATCGCGCAACGGTGGATATTTGCGTATTATGAAAGCAGGGTTTCGTACAGGTGATAATGCTCCCATGGCTGTTATAGAATTTGTTGATCGAGATATCGATGCGAAGGGTGCTGTGGATCGTGCACGTGCAGAAGATGTTTCAGATGAAAAAGAATCTTCTTCATAAATTATTTTCTTTTCGTTGTGTTTGAGAAGGCCGCCTTTTAGGGCGGTTTTTTGTTAGCATTACAGAGTAGGCTTTATTTAAGTGATAAAAGCAAAAAGGGGGTTATAAAATATTGAATTATTTGTTTTTTATAATATTTGTTGTTCAGATAGGTTGTTTTTATTTTCAATTGTAAATATTAATGGAGACGCTTAATTTATAAGGGATGAGAGGTGGCTGTTCTCTTAAAGGGTAGATTAGTTTATAAGGAGCGAATAATGAAGAATTCTCTTTTTGTTGGGCTTTTTTTTGTAATTATAGCGCAAATATCATTTCCCTGTACATATGCGCAAATTCCGAAAACACAGTCAGAAATTACTCTTTCATTTGCTCCTTTAGTTAAAAAGACTATTCCGTCTGTTGTAAATATTTATGCAGCTCGGCAAATTAGAGCGCGTTCGCCTTTTGAAGGCGATCCATTTTTTGAGCAGTTTTTTGGTCGTTTTCAAAACAATCTGCCTGTACGTAAGCAATCTTCATTAGGGTCTGGGGTGATTGTTGATACGCGTGGTCTGATCGTTACGAATTATCATGTCATTAAGGATGCAAATGAAATTAAAGTTGCTCTTTCTGATGGACGAGAATTTGAGAGTAAGGTTATGCTCAAAGATGAAGCAACGGATATTGCTGTACTTAAAATTGATGCAAAAGGTGCGCAGTTTCCCGTTCTTCCTTTGGGAGATTCCGATGCAGTTGAAGTTGGTGATCTTGTTTTAGCAATTGGTAATCCTTTTGGTGTTGGTCAAACAGTTACAAGTGGTATTGTGTCAGCGCAAGCACGTACACGTGTTGGTATTTCTGATTTTGACTTTTTTATTCAAACAGATGCTGCCATTAATCCAGGTAATTCTGGTGGGGCTTTGATTGATATGAAAGGGCAATTAATCGGGATTAATACAGCTATTTATTCGCGTTCTGGTGGCTCTGTAGGGATTGGTTTTGCTATTCCGGCGAATCTTGTAAAGGTGATGCTTGATACCGTTAAACATGGCGGGAAGTATTTTGTACCACCTTATATTGGTGCATCTTTTCAAAATGTTACACCTGATATTGCAGGTGGTTTAGGTTTAGAACGTCCCTATGGTGCTCTTATTATTGAAATTAGCAAAGATAGTCCTGCTGAAAAAGCTGGTTTGAAAGTAGGTGATGTTATTTTGAGTATGCAAGGGGTACGAATTGATAGTCCAGATAGCCTTGGATATCGTTTGATGACAGCTGGCATGGGGCAGAGCCTTCCTTTAGAATATTTACGAAACGGCAAAACTTTCAAAACAGAAATAACCGTTTTATCAGTACCAGAATCTGAATTCTTAAAATCTGAAAAAATTATTGATGAAGGTCCTCTTTCCGGTGCTGAAGTATTAGATTTAACACCGCAAAATAGTCGACGTTTTCATCTTCCTGTATCTGCAAGAGGTGTTGTGATTACCAATCTTGACGAACTGAGCAATGCTGCTGGAATTTTTCGTCCAGGAGATATTTTGCGTGTTGTTAATGGCCATAAGATTCAAACAGTCAGTCAGTTGAAAAAGATTCTTATGCAAAGTCGTCCGCGTATTTGGCAATTGGAATATGAACGTGATGGTATGTATATTCGCCAATTTATTCGCTGAGGTTTTTTTTGAACAAAGATTTTTTTACTTCGTCGCTTGATTTCCAAGTTAATAAAAATCAGCCGCTTGCAGAAAGGATGCGTCCTCGCTCTCTTCATGATGTAATGGGACAATATCACTTAGTTGGGGAGGAGGGGGTGCTTTCACGCATGATAGCAGCTGGTTCATTTGGTTCGATGATTTTCTGGGGACCACCGGGGACAGGAAAAACAACAGTTGCACGTTTGTTAGCTCTTGAAACAAATTTCTCTTTTGAGCAAGTTTCTGCTATTTTTACTGGAGTTTCTGAACTTAAAAAGATTTTTGAAATTGCTCGGACTCGTTTTATGTCTGGGGGGCGAACGATTTTGTTTGTCGATGAAATTCATAGATTTAATCGTGCTCAGCAGGATAGTTTTCTTCCCGTCATGGAAGACGGTACGGTCATTCTTATAGGTGCAACAACAGAAAATCCTTCATTTGAACTTAATGCTGCTCTTCTTTCTCGTGCACGTGTTTTGACGTTCCTTCCCCATGACAATGAAAGCTTGAGCAAGCTTTTGAAACGCGCGGAAGAAGTGGAAGGAAAGCTTCTTCCCTTGGATGATGATGCTAGAGGTATTTTGATCGGGATGTCTGATGGTGATGCGCGGGCAGCGTTAACATTGGCAGAGGAAGTTTGGTGTGCTGCACGACAAGGAGAGATATTTGATACTGTTGCTTTGCAAAAAATCATTCAACGTCGTGCTCCAATTTATGATAAAGGACAGGAGGGTCACTATAATCTCATTTCAGCGTTGCATAAGTCAGTTCGTGGATCTGATCCTGATGCTGCTCTTTATTATTTGGCGCGTATGTTTGATGCGGGAGAAGATCCTCTCTATATTGGGCGAAGATTAGTTCGTATGGCTGTTGAAGATATTGGTTTGGCAGATCCTCAAGCTCTTGTCATTTGTAATGCAGCAAAAGATGCTTATGATTATTTAGGATCACCTGAGGGAGAATTGGCTTTAGTACAAGCGTGTCTCTATGTTGCAACTGCGCCAAAATCAAATGCAACATATCTTGCATATAAAGCAGCTATGCATTGTGCACGAAAAAATGGCTCTTTACCCCCTCCTAAGCACATTTTGAATGCACCTACAAAATTTATGAAGGAAGAAGGGTATGGACATGGTTATCGTTATGACCA from Bartonella taylorii encodes:
- the rplR gene encoding 50S ribosomal protein L18, whose protein sequence is MVSSKNIIQRRARRVRRRIKMVSGNRPRFSVYRSNQNIYAQIIDDLRGCTLVSASTLEGDLKKSLKTGADKEAAFAVGKLIAERAKQAGVNEVVFDRGAYVYHGRVKALAEAAREGGLSF
- the rpsE gene encoding 30S ribosomal protein S5, translated to MAHKERGEREERDSEFVDRLVHINRVAKVVKGGRRFGFAALVVVGDQKGRVGFGHGKAREVPEAVRKATEAAKRAMIYVPLRSGRTLHHDLEGRHGAGRVLLRSASAGTGIIAGGPMRAIFETLGMQDVVAKSLGSSNPYNMVRATFDALMHQMHPRDIAVQRGIKYSTLQARRRHLVDAES
- the rpmD gene encoding 50S ribosomal protein L30, encoding MVQKKSQNGKTVTVEQIGSPIRNSQIQRATLKGLGLNKIRRRRVLEDTLCVRGMIAKVRHLVRVIDED
- the rplO gene encoding 50S ribosomal protein L15, giving the protein MKLNELRDCEGATRGRKRVGRGIGSGAGKTGGRGVKGQSSRSGVSLNGFEGGQMPIYRRLPKRGFKNFFAKTYNEVSLRRIQWAVDAGKLDIEKPVDIMALKEAGIIRCVRDGVRLLADGEVKAKIIIHVSGASEAARIKIEKAGGQVVFPEAVR
- the secY gene encoding preprotein translocase subunit SecY — its product is MASAAEQFASNINFGAFSRATELKKRIWFTLAALLVYRFGTYISLPGINIDSLRQTFEHHASGVLGLFNMFAGGAVGRMAIFALGIMPYISASIIVQLLTSVIPSLETLKKEGEVGRKVINQYTRYVTVVLAILQAFGIAVALETGIGTGLQIVLEPGFMFRVSSVITLVGGTMFLMWLGEQITSRGVGNGVSLIIFTGIVANLPSTFAQLLTAHSQADLSTFLLIAIVLIAVSVIGIIVFVERAQRRILIQYPKRQVGNQMFQGDMSHLPLKLNTAGVIPPIFASSLLLLPATINNFSDKMPQWVQAISYSLGHGQPLYMIVYAILMAFFCFFYTAIVFNPSDTADQLKKHSGFVPGIRPGERTAEYIDYVLTRITVVGAIYIILVCLLPEFMISALQVPFYLGGTSLLIVVTVTLDTVAQIQGHLVAHQYEGLIKKSKLRGGRRNR
- a CDS encoding adenylate kinase, producing MRIVLLGPPGAGKGTQAKMLTEEYHIPQLSTGDMLREVITRETEVGKKAKAVMSSGALVPDSIVNQIVSERIDESDCINGFVLDGYPRTVGQAEALQQILQSKNMQLDAVIELSVDEDALIERMKKRVEETIAAGGQVRSDDNPVAFAKRLVEYREKTAPLSKFYSERGLLKVIDGMIDITEISHMIKKCLL
- the rpsM gene encoding 30S ribosomal protein S13; the encoded protein is MARIAGVNIPTNKRVIIALQYIHGIGPKFAQEITKKVGIPIGRRVHELSDAEVLQIREAIDQGYQVEGDLRREVAMNVKRLMDLGCYRGLRHRRSLPVRGQRTHTNARTRKGPAKAIAGKKK
- the rpsK gene encoding 30S ribosomal protein S11, with product MAKEGTRVRRRERKNISSGVVHINSTFNNTMITIADAQGNTIAWSSAGAQGFKGSRKSTPFAAQVAAEDCARKAQEHGMRSLEVEVCGPGSGRESALRALQSVGFIITSIRDVTPIPHNGCRPRKRRRV
- a CDS encoding DNA-directed RNA polymerase subunit alpha produces the protein MIQKNWQELIKPNKVEFCTHDNPNVLSVIAEPLERGFGLTLGNALRRVLLSSLRGAAVTAVQIDGVLHEFSSIPGVREDVTDIILNIKEIALRMEEEGPKRIVLCKEGPGVVRAGDISTVGDMEILNPEHVICTLDEGSEIRMEFIVNTGKGYVPSDRNCVDDAPIGLIPVDSLYSPIRKVSYKVENTREGQVLDYDKLTLTIETNGAVNGEDAVAFAARILQDQLSLFVNFEEPQKEIVEESDSELAFNPALLKKVDELELSVRSANCLKNDNIVYIGDLIQKTESEMLRTPNFGRKSLNEIKEVLACMGLHLGMEIPAWPPENIDDLAKRYEDQY
- the rplQ gene encoding 50S ribosomal protein L17 — encoded protein: MRHSNSGRKLNRTASHRKAMFANMAVSLIEHEQIVTTLPKAKEIRPIVEKLVTLGKRGGLHARRQAISALRDAGKVAKLFDILAPRYASRNGGYLRIMKAGFRTGDNAPMAVIEFVDRDIDAKGAVDRARAEDVSDEKESSS
- a CDS encoding DegQ family serine endoprotease, encoding MKNSLFVGLFFVIIAQISFPCTYAQIPKTQSEITLSFAPLVKKTIPSVVNIYAARQIRARSPFEGDPFFEQFFGRFQNNLPVRKQSSLGSGVIVDTRGLIVTNYHVIKDANEIKVALSDGREFESKVMLKDEATDIAVLKIDAKGAQFPVLPLGDSDAVEVGDLVLAIGNPFGVGQTVTSGIVSAQARTRVGISDFDFFIQTDAAINPGNSGGALIDMKGQLIGINTAIYSRSGGSVGIGFAIPANLVKVMLDTVKHGGKYFVPPYIGASFQNVTPDIAGGLGLERPYGALIIEISKDSPAEKAGLKVGDVILSMQGVRIDSPDSLGYRLMTAGMGQSLPLEYLRNGKTFKTEITVLSVPESEFLKSEKIIDEGPLSGAEVLDLTPQNSRRFHLPVSARGVVITNLDELSNAAGIFRPGDILRVVNGHKIQTVSQLKKILMQSRPRIWQLEYERDGMYIRQFIR
- a CDS encoding replication-associated recombination protein A — protein: MNKDFFTSSLDFQVNKNQPLAERMRPRSLHDVMGQYHLVGEEGVLSRMIAAGSFGSMIFWGPPGTGKTTVARLLALETNFSFEQVSAIFTGVSELKKIFEIARTRFMSGGRTILFVDEIHRFNRAQQDSFLPVMEDGTVILIGATTENPSFELNAALLSRARVLTFLPHDNESLSKLLKRAEEVEGKLLPLDDDARGILIGMSDGDARAALTLAEEVWCAARQGEIFDTVALQKIIQRRAPIYDKGQEGHYNLISALHKSVRGSDPDAALYYLARMFDAGEDPLYIGRRLVRMAVEDIGLADPQALVICNAAKDAYDYLGSPEGELALVQACLYVATAPKSNATYLAYKAAMHCARKNGSLPPPKHILNAPTKFMKEEGYGHGYRYDHDEPDAFSGQEYFPEKLGRQSYYQPRERGFEREIAKRLEWWKKLRKKRTS